From a single Phocoena sinus isolate mPhoSin1 chromosome 1, mPhoSin1.pri, whole genome shotgun sequence genomic region:
- the B3GALT2 gene encoding beta-1,3-galactosyltransferase 2, whose translation MLQWRRRHCCFAKMSWNAKRSLFRTHLIGVLSLVFLFAMFLFFNHHDWLPGRTGFKENPVTYTFRGFRSTKSETNHSSLRNIWKETVPQTLRPQTATNSNNTDLSPQGVTGLENTLSANGSIYNEKGTGHPNSYHFKYLINEPAKCQEKSPFLILLIAAEPGQIEARRAIRQTWGNESLAPGIQITRIFLLGVSIKLNGYLQRAILEESRQYHDIIQQEYLDTYYNLTIKTLMGMNWVATYCPHIPYVMKTDSDMFVNTEYLILKLLKPDLPPRHNYFTGYLMRGYAPNRNKDSKWYMPPDLYPSERYPVFCSGTGYVFSGDLAEKIFKVSLSIRRLHLEDVYVGICLAKLRIDPVPPPNEFVFNHWRVSYSSCKYSHLITSHQFQPSELIKYWNHLQQNKHNACANAAKEKAGRYRHRKLH comes from the coding sequence ATGCTTCAGTGGAGAAGAAGACACTGCTGCTTTGCAAAGATGAGCTGGAATGCCAAGAGGTCTCTGTTCCGTACCCATCTTATTGGTGTACTTTCTCTCGTGTTTCTTTttgctatgtttttgtttttcaatcatCATGACTGGCTGCCAGGCAGAACTGGATTCAAAGAAAACCCTGTGACATACACTTTCCGTGGATTTCGTTCTACAAAAAGTGAGACAAACCACAGCTCTCTTCGGAACATTTGGAAAGAAACAGTCCCGCAGACTCTGAGGCCTCAAACAGCAACTAACTCCAATAACACAGATCTGTCACCACAAGGAGTTACAGGGCTGGAGAATACACTCAGTGCCAACGGAAGTATTTACAATGAAAAAGGCACTGGACATCCAAATTCTTACCATTTCAAATACCTTATCAATGAACCTGCAAAATGCCAGGAGAAAAGCCCTTTTTTAATACTACTAATAGCTGCAGAACCTGGACAGATAGAAGCTAGAAGAGCTATTCGGCAAACTTGGGGCAATGAAAGTCTAGCACCTGGTATCCAAATCACACGAATTTTTTTGTTGGGTGTAAGTATTAAGTTAAATGGCTACCTTCAACGTGCAATCCTGGAAGAAAGCAGACAATACCATGACATAATTCAACAGGAATATTTAGATACATACTATAATCTGACCATTAAAACACTAATGGGCATGAACTGGGTTGCCACATACTGTCCACATATTCCATATGTTATGAAAACTGACAGTGACATGTTTGTCAACACCGAATATTTAATACTTAAGTTACTGAAGCCAGACCTGCCTCCTAGACATAACTATTTTACTGGTTACCTAATGAGGGGATACGCACCCAACCGAAACAAAGACAGCAAGTGGTACATGCCACCAGACCTCTACCCAAGTGAGCGCTATCCTGTCTTCTGTTCCGGGACTGGTTATGTTTTTTCTGGAGATCTGGCAGAGAAGatatttaaagtttctttaaGCATCCGTCGTTTGCACTTGGAAGATGTATATGTAGGGATCTGTCTTGCCAAGTTGAGAATTGATCCTGTCCCCCCTCCCAATGAGTTTGTGTTCAATCACTGGCGAGTTTCTTATTCAAGCTGTAAATACAGTCACCTAATTACCTCTCATCAGTTCCAGCCTAGTGAACTGATAAAATACTGGAACCATTTACAACAAAATAAGCACAACGCTTGTGCCAACGCAGCAAAAGAAAAGGCAGGCAGGTATCGCCACCGCAAACTCCACTAG